From one Solanum stenotomum isolate F172 chromosome 12, ASM1918654v1, whole genome shotgun sequence genomic stretch:
- the LOC125848077 gene encoding uncharacterized protein LOC125848077 translates to MYSTPRQTTLVDYNQRHSPSTTSKSSLQLIHSRRIVSISLFAKNHHLHNRCRRIRTISGRHLSSHSSESSSDYENPFSCDSTHNDFVLPPGKLLSRNVTWIGVATITSKVLGLLREIVIASAFGIGPVVTAFRYASVLPGFAASVLGGVNGPIHITMTTTLRLLPEDRQKKLFKHANTIMILVGGLLAALVLIYSESIIHIYAPGLWTSAESQTTSRIAIQQLKLMTPCIVLAGPVGLGFGYMSAKGENVFPAISPTLSSLLLIASCLIYSYSGQLDAFCSGGILLSCGASLGVVIQWILQVLLLRGTWHEVISESWTDELKSGDIYDLFSILVPAIFNSGLAQIASFTDLCFASHFSGAAAGLSYAFLLVMAPLGLLSSIVILPLLPTFSGLIKTESWPTLVEKINRGVLLCMVVLLQIISVMSSLADPIIRVLFERYAFDSSASALVSSLYLFYSLGSPFLIVRELVVAVFYAFGDGLRPFLVSIGAIALNAILDWFFVHRLHIGVQGLALSTSLTAALSLITLIHLLRRKVGGLFLLHELISPGLFLCFCCVISSFVSSFSYENISKIFLSEFITRLSRIQELYCIVSAAALGIIGFFAPLVLVLYFSRYKLEHNNNLK, encoded by the exons ATGTATTCAACCCCCCGCCAAACTACCCTAGTTGACTATAATCAACGTCATTCGCCGTCGACGACCTCCAAATCTTCCTTGCAACTAATTCACTCGCGTAGAATTGTATCTATTTCTCTTTTCGCTAAAAATCATCACCTTCACAATAGATGCCGGCGAATCCGTACCATATCCGGCAGACATTTATCTTCTCATTCATCGGAATCTTCAAGCGACTATGAAAATCCGTTTAGTTGTGATTCAACTCACAATGACTTTGTACTGCCGCCAG GTAAGCTGCTGTCCAGAAATGTAACATGGATTGGTGTTGCCACTATTACTAGCAAAGTTCTG GGGTTATTGAGGGAAATTGTTATAGCTTCAGCTTTTGGCATTGGTCCTGTAGTAACTGCCTTCAG GTATGCTTCGGTGCTGCCTGGTTTTGCTGCATCAGTTCTTGGTG GTGTTAATGGCCCTATTCACATCACAATGACAACTACCTTAAGGCTA CTTCCAGAGGATCGTCAGAAGAAGCTGTTTAAGCATGCAAATACCATCATGATCCTG GTAGGAGGTCTGTTGGCTGCCCTAGTGCTCATATATTCTGAGtctattattcatatatatgcACCAGG TCTGTGGACCTCAGCTGAAAGCCAGACAACAAGTCGAATAGCTATCCAACAG TTGAAATTAATGACTCCTTGCATAGTTTTAGCTGGCCCTGTTGGGCTTGGATTTGGTTATATGAG TGCAAAAGGAGAAAATGTCTTTCCAGCAATTAGCCCCACCTTGTCTAGCTTGCTCCTGATTGCCAGT TGCCTCATTTACTCCTATAGCGGACAGCTGGATGCCTTTTGTTCTG GCGGTATTCTTTTATCTTGCGGTGCTTCACTTGGAGTAGTCATTCAATGGATTTTACAG GTTCTATTGCTAAGAGGAACATGGCATGAAGTTATTTCAGAATCATGGACTGACGAATTGAAGAGTGGGGATATTTATGAC cTTTTCTCGATTCTGGTACCAGCAATATTCAATTCAGGCTTGGCACAAATAGCATCATTTACTGACCTCTGTTTCGCATCTCATTTTTCTGGTGCAGCTGCAGGTCTTTCAT ATGCTTTTCTTTTGGTCATGGCACCTTTGGGTTTACTCTCAAGCATTGTTATACTGCCTCTTTTGCCCACATTTTCAGGACTGATAAAG ACAGAGTCATGGCCAACCCTAGTAGAGAAGATAAACAGAGGTGTCCTGCTTTGCATG GTGGTTCTCTTGCAGATTATTTCTGTCATGAGTAGCTTAGCTGATCCTATCATCCGTGTCTTGTTTGAGCGATATGCATTTGATTCTTCGGCAAGTGCTTTAGTTTCTTCTCTTTACCTTTTCT ATTCTCTTGGGTCACCATTCTTGATTGTCAGAGAATTGGTAGTTGCAGTGTTTTATGCCTTTGGAGATGGGCTGAGGCCTTTCCTGGTTAGTATTGGAGCCATTGCGCTAAATGCTATCTTGGACTGGTTCTTTGTTCACAGATTACACATTGGAGTGCAAGGATTG GCACTTTCAACATCACTCACAGCTGCCTTGTCTCTCATTACTCTGATCCATCTTCTTCGAAGGAAGGTTGGAG GGCTTTTCCTCCTTCATGAATTGATAAGTCCTGGTTTGTTTCTATGCTTCTGTTGTGTCATCTCAAGCTTTGTTTCGTCCTTCAGTTATGAAAATATCTCCAAAATTTTCCTCTCCGAGTTTATCACAAG GTTATCTAGGATCCAAGAACTCTACTGCATAGTATCAGCTGCTGCTCTTGGAATTATTGGCTTCTTTGCTCCTCTTGTGttagtattatatttttctaGATATAAGTTGGAGCATAATAATAACttgaaatga